A single genomic interval of Lathyrus oleraceus cultivar Zhongwan6 chromosome 7, CAAS_Psat_ZW6_1.0, whole genome shotgun sequence harbors:
- the LOC127102966 gene encoding uncharacterized protein LOC127102966, with translation MIDLLTTKGPKRDVSIVKGPKDKSSRRFKLSLTQLSKNIRRIIDDNVHVHFLGHKIQNELILLLASAIKNEIIRKIKQAKYFSVILGCTPNVSHQEKMFLIIRYLDVSSNSISVEESFLGFLNVDDITGQWLFDVLQDELKNLDLDIFDVREQGYDNGSNMKGKHQGVQKKFLDINPRAFYTPCVCHSLNLTLCDMANSCPKVKDFFGVVQRIYTIFANSTKRWQILKDNVKWLTPKSFPSTRSESHVDSVKAIKTQMSDFREALLEVSEKDLDSKIRSEAKFLATNEFGDFEFLISIIIWFEILFAINVVSKLLQSMDMVIDVAMEKITTLISFFKEYREYGFKNALNYATKISLELNIDRVLPQRFIVSLNKKFEQCQQYESVFGFLFTSQNLQSLNNATSESCCNHFEEILKYNEQCDIDGKELCVELRLLRDISAVVSSAERSFSKLKLLKSSLRSTMLQERLNGLALIAIKNDFLENIQNEDLIEEFPSKTARRKTFFK, from the exons ATGATTGATTTATTAACAACAAAAGGTCCTAAAAGAGATGTGTCTATTGTGAAGGGTCCTAAAGATAAATCATCTAGACGTTTTAAG CTGAGTTTGACCCAATTGTCCAAGAACATTAGACGTATTATAGATGATAATGTTCATGTTCACTTTCTTGGACATAAAATTCAAAACGAGTTAATACTTTTGCTTGCTTCTgcaattaaaaatgaaatcattAGAAAAATCAAACAAGCAAAGTATTTCTCAGTGATACTTGGTTGTACACCTAACGTTAGTCACCAAGAGAAAATGTTTTTGATAATACGATATCTGGATGTTTCTTCAAATTCTATTAGTGTTGAAGAATCTTTTTTAGGATTTTTGAATGTGGATGATATAACTGGTCAATGGCTTTTTGATGTTTTACAAGATGAATTGAAAAATCTTGATCTTGACATATTTGATGTGCGAGAACAAGGTTATGATAATGGGTCAAATATGAAAGGAAAACATCAAGGTGTACAAAAGAAATTTTTAGACATAAATCCAAGAGCCTTTTATACTCCTTGTGTTTGTCATAGTCTTAATTTGACATTGTGTGATATGGCTAACTCTTGTCCTAAAGTTAAAGATTTTTTTGGAGTTGTTCAACGAATTTATACTATTTTTGCTAATTCTACTAAGAGATGGCAAATTTTGAAAGATAATGTAAAATGGTTGACTCCAAAATCATTTCCATCCACTCGTTCGGAGAGTCATGTAGATAGTGTCAAAGCTATTAAAACTCAAATGTCAGATTTTAGAGAAGCTTTACTTGAAGTGTCAGAAAAAGATCTTGATTCTAAAATTCGAAGTGAAGCTAAATTCTTAGCGACAAATGAGTTTGGTGATTTTGAGTTTTTAATATCAATAATTATTTGGTTTGAAATATTATTCGCAATTAATGTAGTTAGCAAGCTCTTACAATCAATGGATATGGTTATTGATGTTGCTATGGAAAAAATAACAACGTTGATTTCATTTTTTAAGGAATATAGAGAATATGGTTTTAAAAATGCCTTGAATTATGCTACAAAAATTTCCCTTGAACTGAATATTGATCGAGTACTTCCTCAAAGGT TTATTGTATCTCTTAATAAGAAATTTGAGCAATGCCAACAATACGAAAGTGTTTTTGGTTTCTTATTTACTTCTCAAAATTTACAATCATTGAACAATGCAACTTCAGAGTCTTGTTGTAATCATTTTGAAGAGATATTGAAATATAATGAGCAATGTGATATTGATGGAAAAGAATTATGTGTGGAGTTAAGGTTATTAAGAGATATATCAGCAGTAG TTTCCTCGGCAGAAAGAAGCTTTTCAAAATTGAAGTTGTTGAAGTCTTCCTTGCGGTCTACCATGTTACAAGAAAGACTTAATGGATTAGCATTGATAGCAATTAAGAATGATTTTTTGGAAAATATACAGAATGAAGACTTGATTGAAGAATTTCCTTCAAAAACTGCTAGAAGAAAAACTTTTTTTAAGTAG